A region of Arabidopsis thaliana chromosome 5, partial sequence DNA encodes the following proteins:
- a CDS encoding uncharacterized protein (unknown protein; Has 1807 Blast hits to 1807 proteins in 277 species: Archae - 0; Bacteria - 0; Metazoa - 736; Fungi - 347; Plants - 385; Viruses - 0; Other Eukaryotes - 339 (source: NCBI BLink).) has protein sequence MKTLGPMLQNRLVQVKVRVVEASSTNRAVDEVMVMVHNRQGDVEKVSKVEILVVPGRTSRKWSSTRKGVEWVLSSNGFKVKRWATTGAWIFQEKIRIYKGFEEQGRRVLICEKNHLREGSDLSSSNSKVKSGESKFGRRSLETTLVLYHRSVRIPSKNWILGMIEELARRKKKRDLCGASEKKERCSDAGKTELHRRHKRKSEEKL, from the exons ATGAAAACTTTAGGGCCAATGCTACAGAACAGACTGGTACAAGTTAAAGTACGAGTTGTCGAAGCATCATCCACAAACAGAGCGGTGGACGAAGTAATGGTAATGGTCCATAATAGACAAGGTGACGTTGAAAAGGTTTCCAAAGTCGAGATTCTCGTTGTCCCAGGTAGAACAAGCAGGAAATGGTCGTCGACAAGGAAAGGAGTTGAGTGGGTTCTGTCATCTAATGGGTTTAAAG TGAAGCGCTGGGCAACAACTGGTGCATGGATCTTTCAAGAGAAGATCAGGATCTATAAAGGCTTTGAAGAGCAGGGAAGGAGGGTTCTGATTTGTGAGAAAAACCACCTACGGGAAGGGAgtgatctttcttcttcgaattCGAAAGTGAAATCGGGAGAGAGCAAGTTCGGAAGAAGGTCTTTGGAGACCACCTTGGTCCTCTATCACAGATCTGTTCGAATCCCATCGAAAAATTGGATTTTAGGGATGATTGAAGAGTTAGccagaagaaagaagaagagagatttgtgTGGTGCATctgagaagaaggagagatgTTCCGACGCCGGCAAGACGGAGCTTCACCGGCGTCATAAAAGAAAATCGGAGGAGAAGCTTTGA